A genomic segment from Candidatus Brocadia sinica JPN1 encodes:
- a CDS encoding TIGR02710 family CRISPR-associated CARF protein yields the protein MVRAMIISVGGTTAPIIKSITEYRPEFVSFLASQDTCDYVPEIKKGIQEAGHSIKNETTLADDVNDLYHCFGKAEEAVKRVLSKGYRSDEVIVDYTGGTKNMSVALSLSAITHGFSFSYVGGAERTKGGVGIVINGKEKVCKSVNPWDFLAIDERKKISFLFNTNQFKAAKELADEALEKSTRYKTVFKKLSFLIDGYYNWDLFRHGDAKGKFERARIEELLETEDERIRLFAKATLQLKPQLELLSQQRRQPDRLFILDIFSNAERRFDEGKIDDAIVRLYRVVEMLAQERLLDKHGVDTSNVSEEKIPQQVRDAFISKYKDKKDGKIKIPQSTAFELLEVLGDDLGKEFHKRLPQFRQIQSQRNNSYLVHGFDCAGENTYLKFKEFILDLNIFRAEDVIVFPRLNI from the coding sequence ATGGTCAGGGCTATGATAATTTCTGTGGGCGGGACGACAGCGCCGATTATAAAATCCATTACAGAATACCGGCCGGAATTTGTGTCCTTCCTCGCCTCTCAGGATACCTGCGACTATGTACCGGAGATTAAAAAAGGGATACAGGAAGCAGGGCACAGCATAAAAAACGAAACAACCCTCGCTGATGATGTCAACGACCTCTACCACTGCTTCGGCAAGGCGGAAGAGGCTGTTAAACGTGTGTTGTCAAAGGGCTACCGCAGCGATGAGGTTATTGTGGACTATACCGGCGGGACTAAGAATATGTCCGTCGCCCTCTCCCTTTCTGCCATTACACACGGATTTAGCTTTTCGTATGTAGGAGGGGCAGAAAGAACAAAGGGTGGTGTGGGGATCGTCATCAATGGTAAGGAAAAGGTCTGCAAGAGCGTTAACCCCTGGGACTTTCTTGCCATAGATGAACGGAAGAAGATATCCTTCTTGTTTAATACCAACCAGTTCAAGGCGGCGAAGGAGTTGGCCGATGAAGCATTGGAAAAGAGCACCAGATACAAAACGGTATTTAAAAAATTGAGCTTTCTTATTGATGGTTACTACAACTGGGACCTGTTCAGACACGGCGACGCAAAGGGGAAATTTGAAAGGGCACGGATAGAGGAACTCTTGGAAACAGAAGACGAAAGAATACGATTGTTTGCAAAGGCCACCCTTCAGCTAAAACCACAGCTGGAACTACTTTCTCAACAACGAAGACAGCCTGACAGGTTGTTTATCCTGGATATATTCTCAAACGCAGAACGACGCTTTGACGAGGGAAAAATAGATGACGCCATAGTGCGGCTCTACAGGGTCGTTGAAATGCTCGCCCAGGAAAGGTTACTGGACAAACATGGGGTAGATACAAGTAATGTGAGTGAGGAAAAAATACCGCAGCAGGTGAGGGATGCATTTATTAGTAAATACAAAGACAAAAAAGATGGAAAGATAAAGATACCACAAAGCACCGCATTTGAATTACTCGAAGTGCTGGGGGATGACCTGGGTAAGGAATTTCATAAACGGTTACCGCAATTCCGCCAGATTCAATCACAGAGAAACAATTCGTATCTTGTCCATGGATTTGACTGTGCAGGTGAAAATACCTACCTGAAATTCAAGGAATTTATCCTGGATCTCAACATATTCAGGGCAGAAGACGTAATAGTATTTCCCAGATTAAATATATAA
- a CDS encoding REP-associated tyrosine transposase produces the protein MKNPIQPNYNTTQQHRKTIRHYNVPCHAHFLTFSCYQGLPLLSKDRTRNWLIESIIMAKEKYQYALWAYVIMPEHAHLLVYPLVENYNISLFLKAIKQSVARRAKHYLEKNDRTWLDKLTVKLGSREVFRFWQAGPGYDRNITSKDELLEKINYMHRNPVRRGLVLNPQEWKWSSAGWYAGEREVVLAVDKMNL, from the coding sequence ATGAAAAATCCTATACAACCAAATTACAATACAACCCAGCAACACAGAAAAACCATTCGTCATTATAATGTTCCATGCCATGCGCATTTTTTAACGTTTTCCTGCTATCAGGGTCTTCCATTGTTGAGTAAAGATAGAACGAGAAATTGGCTTATTGAATCAATTATCATGGCTAAAGAGAAATATCAATATGCCCTGTGGGCATACGTAATCATGCCAGAACATGCTCACCTCTTGGTTTATCCGTTGGTTGAGAATTACAACATTTCTCTGTTTTTAAAAGCTATTAAACAGTCAGTAGCGAGAAGGGCGAAACATTATTTGGAGAAAAATGATCGTACTTGGCTGGATAAATTAACTGTTAAACTCGGATCAAGGGAGGTTTTTAGATTCTGGCAAGCCGGTCCTGGCTACGACCGAAATATCACAAGCAAAGACGAACTCCTGGAAAAGATCAACTATATGCACAGGAATCCGGTACGCAGAGGACTTGTCCTTAATCCACAGGAATGGAAGTGGTCAAGTGCAGGTTGGTATGCAGGAGAAAGAGAGGTTGTTTTAGCAGTTGATAAAATGAATCTATGA
- the vapC gene encoding type II toxin-antitoxin system VapC family toxin encodes MKGSDKILVDTSAWIEFFRKKVPYHKIVLELIDSSRICCTGIVLAELIQGAKSQKELDVLKEFLHVFDFLPDSTELWEKAGELSFSLRLKEEIVGLADCYISVMASSNKVKLLTLDKHFDVIRKEIELNLYTFR; translated from the coding sequence ATGAAAGGCTCGGATAAGATCCTCGTTGACACCTCTGCGTGGATTGAGTTTTTCAGGAAGAAAGTCCCTTACCATAAAATCGTTCTGGAATTGATAGACAGCAGTCGCATTTGCTGTACTGGTATTGTGCTTGCCGAGTTAATACAGGGCGCAAAGTCACAGAAGGAACTCGATGTGTTAAAGGAATTCTTACACGTATTTGACTTTCTCCCTGATTCCACCGAACTATGGGAAAAAGCAGGTGAATTGTCTTTCTCGTTGCGCCTGAAAGAGGAAATAGTCGGGCTTGCAGACTGTTACATTTCAGTAATGGCGAGCTCAAATAAGGTAAAACTCCTTACCCTTGATAAACACTTTGATGTTATCAGGAAGGAAATTGAATTAAATCTCTATACTTTTAGATAA
- the csm5 gene encoding type III-A CRISPR-associated RAMP protein Csm5: MKVIGDILKKELENFGNNYRKELQQISGQKGRWVNDVKKKLTNEMGKIEDTLQNKLFRVIDKNDAKYDLLKLLHIGDTELIASINCLFVSNFEVTGISRGFPLFQELCKKDTVFTCQGFKLENNKTILDKLGFTHEQKWVVSDIKNLLQCCYEFTDRLLYEEIGYFSKLNKPKIVSILQYIMQQNIPTSPIIRIGKNEGYLSLTIGLLVKDKDKDLYNNVFCHATKNTSYSGNFLKTRRIVNLSNNEQDTLGWVKLIIEN; the protein is encoded by the coding sequence ATGAAGGTCATTGGAGATATTTTAAAAAAAGAGTTAGAAAATTTCGGGAATAACTATAGAAAAGAGTTACAACAAATATCAGGACAAAAAGGAAGATGGGTTAATGATGTAAAAAAGAAACTTACTAACGAAATGGGGAAAATAGAAGATACCTTACAAAATAAACTTTTTAGAGTCATTGACAAAAATGATGCAAAATACGACCTTCTTAAATTACTCCATATAGGAGATACAGAGTTAATAGCATCCATTAATTGTTTATTTGTCTCAAACTTTGAGGTAACGGGGATAAGCAGAGGTTTCCCCCTTTTTCAGGAACTTTGCAAAAAAGATACGGTCTTTACCTGCCAGGGTTTTAAATTAGAGAATAATAAGACAATACTTGATAAACTTGGTTTTACCCATGAACAAAAATGGGTGGTTTCAGACATAAAAAATCTATTACAGTGTTGTTATGAGTTTACAGATAGGCTTCTTTATGAAGAAATAGGCTATTTTTCAAAACTCAATAAACCAAAAATAGTTTCAATACTTCAATATATAATGCAACAAAACATCCCAACGAGTCCCATTATCCGAATAGGCAAAAACGAAGGATATCTTAGTCTCACGATAGGGTTGCTTGTTAAAGATAAAGATAAAGACCTTTATAATAATGTCTTTTGTCATGCCACGAAAAACACAAGCTACAGCGGTAATTTCCTAAAGACACGGCGTATTGTAAACTTATCAAATAACGAGCAGGATACTTTGGGATGGGTAAAATTGATAATAGAAAATTAA
- the csm5 gene encoding type III-A CRISPR-associated RAMP protein Csm5, with translation MRLQIKTLSPVHIGNGEKYNGLAYIANRENVLLYDSNKIMENLTTQQKQRFMLWLEQNIGEIERLETQKRKERDEEEKRKINQTLRDAQKKLSLKEFIENSIRDTTTKNKFNNNFLYSVKAETKIFSNVDIDCFTKQNNKSYIPGTEIKGGIRTAVAYHLLQDEGHWRYFKKRVRKFRE, from the coding sequence ATGAGACTTCAAATTAAAACTTTATCACCGGTTCATATTGGGAATGGTGAAAAATATAATGGATTGGCATATATAGCAAATAGAGAAAATGTTTTGTTATATGATTCAAATAAGATTATGGAAAATCTTACAACTCAACAAAAACAAAGATTTATGTTGTGGCTTGAACAGAACATTGGAGAAATAGAACGATTAGAAACGCAAAAAAGAAAAGAAAGAGACGAAGAGGAAAAGAGAAAAATAAACCAAACCCTTAGAGATGCACAAAAAAAGTTAAGTTTAAAAGAATTTATCGAAAATTCTATAAGAGATACGACTACAAAAAACAAGTTCAATAATAATTTCCTCTATTCTGTCAAAGCAGAAACGAAAATTTTTAGCAATGTAGATATTGACTGTTTTACCAAGCAAAACAATAAGTCATACATTCCTGGTACGGAGATAAAAGGTGGGATAAGAACTGCTGTAGCTTATCATCTCTTACAAGATGAAGGTCATTGGAGATATTTTAAAAAAAGAGTTAGAAAATTTCGGGAATAA
- the csm4 gene encoding type III-A CRISPR-associated RAMP protein Csm4 → MKNYQIKLSPVSPFSGFPSSDTLFGAICWGIKRIYNETKLATILENYQEKPEFILSSSFPYIECNNDIFFFPKPTSPGLSASDIYEMAKIKKEKVEIITKYKKFKKSEYFSFALFSRFLNNVSEKILFQEYLNDEVKLKGKLLMSKKELEGFNFVEKEPLLKSELVQKNAIDRLTMSTGEEGQTFYQEEYFASPAFKLHFLIKTDNIESFKPIFRYLEDKGIGGNRSVGKGRFKIETLNTISVGNDTACNFITLSRYIPDIAEINPESKSMFYAIFPYRSKVDSEAEFKGEDIWKSKVIYLKEGSCFEAKERKPFYGQCPVVKEIGGQKIRQYGFAFPVFGNIGGSK, encoded by the coding sequence ATGAAAAACTATCAAATAAAACTTAGTCCAGTGTCACCTTTTTCAGGATTTCCTTCATCTGATACCCTGTTCGGTGCCATTTGCTGGGGGATAAAGAGGATATATAACGAAACCAAACTTGCAACAATTTTAGAAAACTATCAGGAAAAGCCGGAATTTATACTTTCTTCTTCTTTCCCTTATATTGAATGTAATAACGACATTTTCTTTTTCCCGAAACCTACATCGCCTGGCCTTTCTGCATCTGATATTTATGAAATGGCAAAGATAAAAAAAGAAAAGGTTGAAATTATCACTAAGTATAAGAAATTTAAAAAATCTGAATACTTTTCATTTGCCCTATTTAGCAGATTTTTGAATAACGTATCAGAAAAGATATTATTTCAGGAATATCTTAATGACGAAGTGAAACTCAAAGGGAAGCTATTAATGAGCAAAAAGGAATTAGAAGGGTTCAATTTTGTAGAGAAAGAACCTTTACTGAAAAGTGAATTGGTACAAAAAAATGCTATTGATCGGCTTACCATGTCTACTGGCGAGGAGGGGCAGACCTTTTATCAGGAGGAATACTTTGCAAGTCCTGCATTTAAACTGCATTTCCTGATAAAGACGGATAATATTGAATCTTTTAAGCCAATCTTTCGCTACCTGGAAGACAAGGGTATAGGCGGCAATCGTTCAGTAGGGAAGGGAAGATTTAAGATAGAGACATTAAATACAATTTCCGTAGGAAATGATACTGCTTGTAATTTTATCACCCTTTCCCGATATATTCCTGATATTGCTGAAATAAACCCAGAGAGTAAATCCATGTTTTATGCAATATTTCCGTATCGTTCTAAAGTAGACTCTGAGGCAGAATTTAAGGGTGAGGATATCTGGAAATCAAAGGTTATATATCTGAAAGAAGGTTCTTGTTTTGAGGCTAAAGAAAGAAAACCATTCTATGGTCAATGTCCTGTAGTCAAAGAAATAGGTGGTCAAAAAATAAGGCAGTATGGATTCGCTTTTCCTGTGTTTGGCAATATTGGAGGTTCAAAATGA
- the csm3 gene encoding type III-A CRISPR-associated RAMP protein Csm3 — protein MTEEKSNYEFSGKYIIKADLRCLTGLHIGGTDEGFEIGGMDNPVIKDPITGYPYIPGSSLKGKMRSLLEWANNKVNFKQENGKWKGKLCECGNCDICFIYGCSAATSVKEPTRLTIRDSFPKGLCEDNGKILPEEQRKGTIETWKTYLGEKIYTEVKSENVIDRLTSEAMPRSMERVPADSVFEVEMLFDLYKNDDIQKLKKVFEGMMLLEDSALGGSGSRGSGKVVFENIKIMKRSLAYYTKGVDELVVPVNDNCKNARDIYKSFDSLLKTIEGKDEKLSNKT, from the coding sequence ATGACTGAAGAAAAGAGCAATTACGAATTTTCAGGGAAATATATTATTAAAGCAGATTTACGTTGTCTTACAGGACTTCATATTGGAGGTACTGACGAAGGTTTTGAAATTGGTGGTATGGATAATCCGGTAATCAAAGACCCGATTACAGGGTATCCGTATATTCCTGGTTCTTCTTTAAAAGGGAAAATGAGAAGTTTGTTAGAGTGGGCTAATAATAAAGTAAATTTTAAACAAGAAAATGGAAAGTGGAAAGGCAAACTATGCGAATGTGGAAATTGTGACATTTGTTTTATATATGGCTGTTCTGCTGCAACGTCAGTTAAAGAACCTACACGTCTTACAATACGTGACAGTTTTCCAAAAGGGCTGTGTGAAGATAATGGGAAGATTTTGCCAGAAGAGCAGAGGAAAGGAACAATTGAAACATGGAAAACATACCTTGGCGAAAAAATCTATACAGAAGTAAAGAGTGAAAATGTAATAGACAGGCTAACGTCGGAAGCAATGCCGCGGTCAATGGAAAGGGTGCCTGCCGATTCTGTTTTTGAAGTTGAGATGCTCTTTGACCTTTACAAGAATGACGACATTCAAAAACTGAAAAAGGTCTTTGAAGGTATGATGCTCCTTGAGGACAGTGCACTTGGTGGGAGTGGAAGCAGAGGTTCTGGTAAGGTGGTATTTGAAAATATTAAGATTATGAAACGAAGCCTGGCTTACTATACTAAAGGTGTGGATGAATTAGTAGTACCAGTGAACGATAATTGTAAAAATGCCAGAGATATTTATAAAAGTTTTGATAGTTTATTAAAAACAATAGAGGGTAAAGATGAAAAACTATCAAATAAAACTTAG
- the csm2 gene encoding type III-A CRISPR-associated protein Csm2 translates to MPEITIDNVKQNIQTLKTFSTIDPEFYAKENGAAHIIAKDVREKMKVTQLRKFFGHIKQIQANYKGKKNDFKVEKAELYLLMPELAYALGRNLISKNFYDLMKTCLNPEKIPTVKDFNCFVDFLSAVLAYHKMEKGD, encoded by the coding sequence ATGCCAGAAATAACTATTGATAACGTGAAGCAAAATATTCAGACTCTTAAAACATTTTCGACTATTGACCCTGAATTTTACGCAAAAGAGAATGGCGCTGCACATATAATAGCAAAAGACGTACGAGAAAAAATGAAAGTTACACAATTGCGAAAATTTTTTGGTCATATTAAACAGATACAGGCAAACTATAAAGGCAAAAAAAATGACTTTAAAGTAGAAAAAGCTGAACTCTATCTCTTAATGCCTGAACTTGCTTATGCGCTAGGGAGAAATCTCATCAGTAAAAACTTTTATGACTTGATGAAGACATGTCTCAATCCTGAAAAAATACCAACAGTTAAGGATTTTAATTGTTTTGTGGACTTTCTCTCTGCGGTACTTGCCTATCATAAAATGGAAAAGGGGGATTAG
- the cas10 gene encoding type III-A CRISPR-associated protein Cas10/Csm1, whose translation MDEKQKREYQTVVLAALLHDIGKFYQRGLDEKARKSRNHASLGLECFQNLFAEKIRILLGEEEKEKIASAINTHHDHADIITLADALSAGMDRISLDDEEKTGDPDKERLLSVFEQISLGNNTKNTNDFAYRLETLSLEKSKLFPNDKLPRQSLKDEYKNLWESFEKEVKSIPTYSISSYLNILYSILQKYTWCIPSATYKDEPDISLFDHAKTTAAITGCLYHCEKMDKSSDNKFLIVGGDISGIQNFIYRITKAQGVKGISKMLRGRSFYLLLLQDVIARHIIEQVSLFSTNILYSGGGRFELLLPNTGESKQILKSVQTDVNKWLFKMYGGELGLVLESVEANQDTLKGYGDLLLKLNDKLTIAKKKKFLSSFTDATFWIEETSDRNVIKVCKACGISTVTNDEPCELCNLHKNIGNKLPNTSYLIFRNKDLENIDGLPVPFGEFGTVYLLENDKLITENLLKSKKILAIEKINKLDKLQTGFRFIGNTAPLANADFSIGNDPTDEDKQVKKGNVLSFEIIADTSIGDKRLGILKMDVDHLGLIFTLGLEEEQHSKRKSISRIAALSRSMDMFFGGYLNKICNEIFEQWRSESKWEHRDKVTQIFYTVYSGGDDLLIIGPWSEMPKLALKIQDEFKAYTCHNPDINISAGIFLCKPKYPISLAAKAAGEQLNTSKDNGRKRITLFGDTVEWIVNGGVCVKELLDFGEDLHSYINSENSRKKLPRGFVHELLRKHKQYKSGQDPNFIPAIIYQLARNVKDDELRNKLKETLITDKNCYFKHIQIPTSYALLKLRKGE comes from the coding sequence ATGGACGAAAAACAGAAAAGGGAATATCAGACGGTTGTGCTTGCGGCATTGTTGCATGATATAGGAAAATTTTATCAAAGAGGACTGGACGAAAAAGCACGGAAATCAAGGAATCACGCTTCTTTAGGTTTGGAATGTTTTCAAAATCTTTTTGCAGAAAAGATACGGATTTTATTGGGAGAGGAAGAAAAAGAAAAAATAGCTTCCGCAATAAATACACATCATGATCATGCAGACATAATTACCCTTGCAGATGCCTTGTCTGCTGGTATGGATAGAATAAGTCTTGATGATGAAGAAAAGACTGGCGATCCTGACAAAGAACGGCTTTTATCAGTTTTTGAACAAATATCTTTGGGTAATAATACTAAAAATACAAATGATTTTGCCTACCGTCTAGAAACGCTGTCTCTTGAAAAAAGCAAGTTATTTCCAAATGATAAACTTCCCAGGCAAAGTTTGAAAGACGAATATAAAAATTTATGGGAAAGTTTTGAAAAAGAAGTTAAAAGTATTCCAACATATAGCATTTCTTCTTATCTAAATATTCTTTATTCCATCCTCCAAAAATATACCTGGTGTATTCCTAGCGCTACATACAAGGATGAACCCGATATTTCACTTTTTGACCATGCTAAAACTACTGCCGCCATTACCGGGTGCCTTTATCACTGCGAAAAAATGGATAAATCTTCTGATAATAAATTTCTCATTGTTGGAGGCGATATATCAGGCATTCAGAACTTTATTTACCGGATTACAAAGGCACAGGGAGTTAAAGGTATTTCAAAGATGCTGAGAGGACGGTCGTTTTATTTACTTTTGCTTCAGGATGTAATTGCAAGGCATATCATAGAACAGGTTAGTTTATTTAGCACAAATATCCTGTACAGTGGAGGTGGAAGGTTTGAATTGCTCCTTCCCAATACTGGAGAATCAAAACAAATATTAAAAAGTGTTCAGACCGATGTCAATAAATGGCTCTTCAAAATGTATGGTGGTGAACTGGGATTGGTGCTTGAAAGTGTTGAAGCAAATCAAGACACATTAAAAGGCTACGGCGATTTATTGTTGAAGTTAAATGATAAATTGACGATTGCCAAAAAGAAGAAATTTTTGTCTTCTTTTACAGACGCTACCTTCTGGATTGAAGAAACTTCCGACAGGAACGTAATTAAGGTCTGTAAGGCTTGTGGTATCAGTACAGTAACAAATGATGAGCCATGTGAACTTTGCAATTTACACAAAAATATAGGCAACAAGCTTCCAAATACTTCGTATCTGATTTTTAGGAACAAGGATTTGGAAAATATAGATGGTTTACCCGTTCCTTTTGGTGAGTTTGGTACAGTTTACTTGCTGGAAAACGACAAGCTGATAACCGAAAATTTGCTAAAATCGAAAAAGATTTTGGCTATCGAAAAGATAAATAAACTTGATAAGCTTCAAACTGGTTTTCGTTTCATAGGAAACACGGCACCTTTGGCAAATGCAGATTTTTCAATCGGCAACGACCCGACCGACGAAGATAAACAAGTAAAAAAAGGCAATGTCTTGAGTTTTGAAATTATAGCCGATACAAGTATTGGAGATAAACGACTTGGAATACTAAAGATGGACGTTGACCACCTTGGGCTTATCTTTACTCTTGGACTTGAGGAAGAACAACATTCCAAAAGAAAGTCCATATCAAGGATAGCTGCGTTAAGCCGTTCGATGGACATGTTTTTTGGTGGTTATCTGAATAAGATATGTAATGAAATCTTTGAACAATGGAGAAGTGAATCAAAATGGGAGCATAGAGACAAGGTAACACAGATTTTTTATACTGTTTATTCAGGCGGTGACGACCTCCTGATAATTGGTCCATGGAGTGAAATGCCAAAACTTGCACTAAAAATACAGGATGAATTCAAGGCTTATACCTGCCATAATCCCGATATAAACATTTCTGCCGGGATATTCCTCTGCAAACCCAAATATCCAATAAGCCTTGCGGCAAAGGCTGCTGGCGAACAATTGAATACTTCTAAAGATAATGGCAGAAAACGAATAACTCTCTTTGGGGATACGGTAGAATGGATTGTTAATGGTGGAGTATGTGTAAAAGAGTTGCTCGATTTTGGCGAGGATTTACACAGTTACATTAACAGTGAGAATTCCAGGAAAAAGCTGCCCAGGGGTTTTGTTCATGAATTGTTAAGAAAACACAAACAATACAAAAGTGGACAAGACCCCAATTTTATCCCTGCCATTATTTATCAGTTGGCAAGGAATGTTAAAGACGATGAACTAAGAAATAAATTAAAAGAAACACTTATTACAGATAAAAATTGTTATTTTAAACATATTCAAATACCGACAAGTTATGCCTTACTGAAATTAAGAAAGGGGGAGTAA
- the csm6 gene encoding CRISPR-associated ring nuclease Csm6, with product MKDILICVAGATPQIVTETIYALSKNIPPVFVKELYIITTSHGKQLIADTLIRQGMLKRLIEEYRLPGISFTEDCLIVIKNSHDVPLQDIRDNEENEAAGDIITGFIREKARDVTIRLHCSIAGGRKTMGFYLGGALQLFGRPWDKLYHVLVSPEFESNPDFFYPPRKPKLILCRMPDGKEKKISTDMAGVQLAELPFIRLKEKLRLGSNNFRELVRQGQEGIDTALMQEPLRVNLSDRSLEIGDRTIDFTPMELSLYIILMERKLSHCPHPERKYCLECTDCYTSVGYLTGREGLNAFIACYERIFGKDSLKGGELYEKYGKRGGISSKILRQVISKVRRKIEDGIRDKTHVPFYTITSIGAYGSTQYGLRLEKGKMVIG from the coding sequence ATGAAAGACATCCTTATCTGCGTAGCAGGCGCTACCCCTCAGATTGTTACCGAGACAATTTACGCGCTATCAAAAAATATCCCACCTGTATTTGTTAAAGAACTCTATATCATTACCACCTCGCATGGCAAACAACTGATTGCCGATACGCTCATCAGGCAAGGCATGCTCAAGCGACTCATAGAGGAATATAGACTTCCCGGAATCTCCTTTACCGAAGATTGCCTTATCGTGATAAAGAATTCCCATGACGTCCCATTGCAGGATATAAGAGATAACGAAGAGAACGAGGCAGCCGGGGATATCATAACGGGATTTATCAGAGAAAAGGCTCGTGACGTAACAATACGGCTTCATTGTTCTATTGCCGGGGGCCGCAAGACCATGGGGTTCTATCTTGGCGGCGCCTTGCAGCTCTTTGGCAGGCCGTGGGATAAACTGTATCATGTCCTGGTAAGTCCGGAATTTGAAAGTAATCCCGACTTCTTCTATCCTCCCAGAAAGCCGAAACTGATACTATGCAGGATGCCTGATGGAAAGGAGAAAAAAATAAGCACCGATATGGCTGGTGTTCAGTTGGCAGAGCTGCCGTTTATCCGCCTGAAGGAAAAATTACGACTGGGCAGTAATAACTTTAGAGAACTTGTCCGCCAGGGACAGGAAGGGATAGATACGGCGCTGATGCAGGAACCTCTCAGGGTAAATCTGAGCGACAGGTCGCTTGAAATCGGTGACCGGACTATTGATTTCACACCAATGGAGCTATCCCTTTACATAATACTCATGGAGCGAAAGCTTAGCCACTGCCCGCATCCCGAAAGAAAATATTGTCTCGAATGCACTGATTGTTATACCTCAGTTGGGTATTTGACGGGAAGGGAAGGATTGAATGCCTTTATTGCATGTTATGAAAGGATCTTTGGGAAGGATTCTTTGAAGGGTGGGGAGCTTTATGAAAAGTATGGGAAACGGGGCGGAATCTCTTCAAAAATACTACGGCAGGTTATCAGTAAGGTAAGAAGGAAAATCGAAGATGGTATTCGGGACAAAACACATGTCCCCTTTTATACGATAACGTCTATCGGTGCCTATGGGAGTACGCAGTATGGATTAAGGCTGGAGAAGGGGAAAATGGTGATAGGATAA
- a CDS encoding HAD family hydrolase, which yields MLRGIIFDMDGTLTKPNVDFAALEREIGAKVGFIIDYAERSSPEERKRALEILERYEAQAAMESELNEGVLEMLEFVSKKQLKKALLTRNSRKSVNTVLRKHNLHFEFIVSREDTKPKPAPDPIFLLSKWMDIHTDHLLMVGDYKYDIMCGKAAGTKTALLRYAEYVETELSPDFEIDSIREVIHIIEHFEQMSTDLHGGRNE from the coding sequence ATGCTACGTGGAATTATCTTTGATATGGACGGCACGCTTACCAAACCCAACGTAGACTTTGCAGCCCTTGAGCGGGAAATCGGCGCTAAGGTGGGGTTCATTATCGATTATGCGGAAAGGTCAAGCCCTGAAGAGCGGAAAAGGGCACTGGAAATCCTTGAACGTTATGAGGCACAGGCTGCAATGGAGTCCGAACTCAATGAAGGAGTATTGGAAATGCTGGAATTTGTCTCCAAAAAGCAGTTAAAAAAGGCGCTTTTAACCCGTAATTCCCGCAAATCAGTAAATACGGTGCTTCGTAAACACAATTTGCATTTTGAATTTATCGTGAGCCGGGAAGATACCAAACCAAAACCCGCCCCTGATCCCATTTTTCTGCTGAGTAAATGGATGGATATCCATACCGATCACTTGTTAATGGTGGGTGATTACAAATATGATATCATGTGCGGCAAGGCAGCGGGAACCAAGACAGCCCTGCTTCGCTATGCAGAGTATGTGGAAACAGAACTCTCTCCTGACTTTGAAATAGATAGTATCCGGGAAGTCATCCACATAATCGAGCATTTTGAACAAATGAGCACAGATTTGCATGGAGGACGCAATGAATAG